One Flammeovirga agarivorans DNA window includes the following coding sequences:
- a CDS encoding glycerophosphodiester phosphodiesterase family protein, with protein MKRSIIIITLLFGAFQLQAQKLNFKSIEDLYQFLDYKKNPKELVSAHRGGPYPGYPENCIPTFKHLVKSIYAPVIELDVEMSKDSVMFLMHDNELGRTTTGSGSVRDYTWKELQDIRLKDDDGNLTKFKFDSFEKVLKWTSKGYAVLTVDVKKGVPFEMVVEAIKKAKVEKYAAVITYNWEDAKLVHQLAPDLMISVTIMNDEHWEKAKASGIPFNRMIAFTGTRLNDKTLYEKLHKEGIFCINATFHTTDKEKNIEKRTSEYRAAWDLGVDIIATDLPIEAWKSKE; from the coding sequence GTGAAACGTTCCATTATCATTATCACATTATTATTTGGTGCATTTCAACTTCAGGCACAAAAATTAAATTTCAAATCCATTGAAGATCTATACCAATTCTTAGATTATAAGAAAAACCCGAAAGAATTGGTCAGTGCACACAGAGGTGGACCTTACCCTGGATATCCAGAAAACTGCATTCCTACATTTAAACATCTTGTTAAAAGTATTTACGCTCCTGTTATTGAATTAGATGTTGAGATGAGTAAAGACAGCGTAATGTTTTTAATGCATGACAACGAGCTAGGACGTACAACTACAGGAAGTGGCTCTGTAAGAGATTATACTTGGAAAGAGTTACAAGATATTCGTCTAAAAGATGATGATGGGAATCTGACAAAGTTCAAGTTTGATTCCTTCGAAAAAGTATTAAAATGGACTTCTAAAGGTTATGCCGTACTTACCGTTGATGTAAAAAAAGGTGTTCCTTTTGAAATGGTTGTTGAGGCTATTAAAAAGGCAAAAGTAGAAAAGTACGCGGCAGTAATTACTTACAATTGGGAAGATGCAAAATTAGTACATCAACTCGCACCTGATTTAATGATTAGTGTAACTATTATGAACGACGAACATTGGGAGAAAGCAAAAGCATCAGGAATTCCTTTCAATAGAATGATTGCTTTTACAGGAACTCGTCTCAATGATAAAACACTCTATGAAAAATTACATAAGGAAGGCATATTCTGTATCAACGCGACTTTCCATACGACCGATAAAGAAAAAAATATCGAAAAAAGAACATCAGAATACAGAGCTGCTTGGGATTTAGGTGTTGATATTATTGCTACCGACCTCCCTATTGAAGCTTGGAAAAGTAAAGAATAA
- a CDS encoding TetR/AcrR family transcriptional regulator: MVNDQLRIRIIEEARKQFQTSGIKRVTMSDISQQLGVSKKTLYNVFKDKKELIDFTLEHHINEDIAFVDAVWKEDKDGVYKLARIFFYFYTRMKSINPMTLLDLKKFYPEIWNKFECHKKGCFDQSMISIIEQGVDEELFFDDMNIPLLVSMRVWQLESAFDSNLYDHSKYSLATIQMEFFKHFIRGIATVEGVKLLNQYLSSFIKETQSTNI; encoded by the coding sequence ATGGTGAACGATCAATTACGTATCCGAATCATTGAAGAAGCACGCAAACAATTCCAAACTTCAGGTATTAAGAGAGTTACAATGTCAGACATTTCCCAACAGTTGGGAGTGTCTAAAAAAACACTCTATAATGTATTTAAGGACAAGAAAGAACTCATCGATTTCACTTTAGAACATCATATCAACGAAGATATTGCTTTTGTTGATGCCGTATGGAAAGAAGATAAAGACGGTGTGTACAAGTTGGCAAGAATCTTCTTTTACTTCTACACGAGGATGAAGTCGATTAATCCGATGACTTTGTTAGACTTAAAAAAATTCTATCCTGAAATCTGGAATAAATTCGAATGTCATAAAAAAGGATGCTTCGATCAATCAATGATCAGTATTATAGAACAAGGTGTAGACGAAGAACTATTCTTTGATGACATGAACATTCCACTATTAGTAAGTATGCGTGTCTGGCAGTTGGAATCTGCTTTTGATTCTAACTTGTACGATCATTCCAAGTATTCTTTAGCGACAATACAAATGGAATTCTTCAAGCATTTTATTAGAGGAATAGCTACTGTCGAAGGTGTCAAATTACTAAATCAGTACCTATCAAGTTTTATTAAAGAAACTCAATCAACAAACATATGA
- a CDS encoding response regulator — MALANGLDKPVIQRAIVVDNNIINAHYLKKMLADEGMEITIVSDTIQLYQFIQEEEVKMVFLDSETLGSHLEDTIFQLKQRISYPVTIVGTTPYSLAGARKKLIGMGVEFALSTPIYKKHLREIIKSATIA; from the coding sequence ATGGCGTTAGCAAACGGCCTAGACAAGCCAGTTATACAAAGAGCAATTGTGGTTGATAATAATATTATTAACGCACATTATTTAAAGAAAATGCTCGCAGATGAAGGGATGGAAATTACTATTGTATCGGATACTATCCAACTTTATCAGTTTATTCAGGAGGAAGAAGTTAAAATGGTTTTCCTTGATAGTGAAACATTGGGATCACATTTAGAGGATACTATTTTCCAGCTTAAACAAAGAATCTCCTATCCTGTGACTATAGTGGGTACTACACCTTATAGTTTAGCAGGTGCAAGAAAGAAACTTATAGGTATGGGCGTTGAATTTGCGCTAAGTACACCTATTTATAAAAAGCACCTACGCGAAATTATAAAATCTGCGACTATAGCATAA
- a CDS encoding TolC family protein codes for MKTTALKWVTVLSLLFSTTQLIAQTNPDQNGDLMDLQDCIDYAFANTGTIKNAVIEQGISQAKVGEIISMGLPQIDMEGQLINNAKIQKSYVPGNTFDPDGDPNETIGLEFGTPFLSNVQLSANQLLFDGTFFIGVKAAKVYNELSAKELIRSKIDVVEAVTQAYYYVLVQQEYLELINRNKEILESLYNETKATYEAGMVEEIEFNRIEVTYNSILIQQTQLEQIQIIAKKLLKFQMGMDINEPLQLSQSLEDFRDFIVTPTDLAESSRRIEYSIMMTNIKLNNYDIKATKAEYWPKLYAFGNYGVNTASTQFSDLYGTAGDFLSVGVSLSWKLFDGFNRSKRIEQKKLKGQQLQNTKTDLERQISIEQEQSRITYETNLSTLNLQEKNMNVADKVYTNTQVKFKNGVGSSLEITTSSQDYQTAANSFYTSLYDVLVAKLAFEKANGRLLSYVDEEDHSKDEEVLKMNNEKK; via the coding sequence ATGAAAACAACGGCCTTAAAATGGGTCACTGTACTAAGTCTACTCTTTAGTACAACTCAATTAATTGCACAAACAAATCCTGACCAGAATGGAGATTTGATGGACTTGCAAGACTGTATCGATTATGCTTTTGCAAATACAGGAACCATCAAAAATGCAGTAATCGAACAGGGTATCTCTCAAGCTAAAGTAGGTGAAATTATTTCAATGGGTCTTCCTCAAATTGATATGGAAGGTCAGTTGATCAACAATGCAAAAATCCAAAAATCGTATGTACCTGGAAATACATTTGATCCAGATGGTGACCCTAATGAAACCATTGGATTAGAATTCGGTACACCGTTTTTATCAAATGTTCAATTATCAGCAAATCAGCTATTATTTGATGGTACTTTCTTTATTGGTGTGAAAGCCGCTAAAGTTTACAATGAGTTATCAGCAAAAGAATTGATTAGATCGAAAATTGATGTTGTTGAAGCAGTAACACAAGCCTATTATTATGTACTAGTACAACAAGAGTATTTAGAGTTGATTAATAGAAATAAGGAAATTCTTGAATCTTTATATAACGAGACTAAAGCCACTTACGAAGCTGGTATGGTCGAAGAGATTGAATTCAACAGAATTGAGGTAACTTATAACAGTATCTTGATCCAGCAAACTCAATTGGAACAGATTCAAATTATTGCAAAGAAATTATTGAAATTCCAGATGGGAATGGATATAAATGAACCGTTGCAATTGTCACAATCACTAGAAGATTTTAGAGATTTTATCGTTACTCCAACAGATCTAGCTGAATCATCAAGAAGAATTGAGTATTCAATCATGATGACTAATATCAAATTGAATAACTATGATATTAAAGCTACAAAAGCGGAATACTGGCCTAAATTGTATGCTTTTGGTAACTATGGTGTCAATACAGCGAGTACTCAGTTTTCTGATTTATATGGAACAGCAGGAGATTTCTTATCAGTAGGTGTATCGCTTTCTTGGAAACTGTTTGATGGTTTTAATAGATCAAAAAGAATTGAGCAGAAGAAACTGAAAGGACAGCAGTTACAAAACACAAAAACTGATTTAGAGCGTCAGATTTCTATTGAACAGGAACAATCTAGAATCACTTACGAAACAAACCTGTCTACATTAAACTTACAGGAGAAGAATATGAATGTTGCTGATAAGGTATACACAAATACTCAAGTGAAGTTTAAAAATGGTGTTGGATCTTCATTAGAAATTACAACTTCGTCTCAAGATTATCAGACTGCTGCTAATAGTTTCTATACTTCTTTATATGATGTATTAGTAGCGAAATTAGCCTTTGAAAAAGCAAATGGTCGTTTGTTGAGCTATGTTGATGAAGAAGATCATAGCAAAGACGAGGAAGTTTTGAAAATGAATAACGAAAAAAAATAA
- a CDS encoding peptidylprolyl isomerase, with protein sequence MSIIKKLNKSVIYYLLIISGLSILSTSCSPKGDGTWEKDKEVPVVVANNDLDFLVTIHTEYGEMKVVLFNDTPLHRENFIKLTRQHYYDSLLFHRVIKNFMIQGGDPDSRFASPNQGLGRGEIGYTIPAEIKDNHYHRKGALAMARKGEEVNPDLESSGCQFYIVDGRTYSKRDLIDARLDHTKLNKYFNSMIEDPEYSKIASSYSSLGANGDIEGQKRLMKKCIPMIEKKYDVVLLDRLKRDEIKAYTTVGGTPFLDGKYTVFGQVVEGFEVIDQIANKQVNRQKRPVESVKMWVSVEEIPKDEVSAMLKSINM encoded by the coding sequence ATGAGTATCATAAAAAAATTAAATAAAAGTGTAATTTATTATTTGTTGATTATTAGTGGGTTATCAATCTTATCAACATCTTGCAGCCCAAAAGGCGATGGTACTTGGGAAAAGGATAAAGAGGTACCTGTTGTGGTAGCAAATAACGACCTTGATTTCTTAGTCACGATACACACAGAATATGGTGAAATGAAGGTTGTTTTGTTCAATGATACACCACTTCATAGAGAGAATTTTATCAAACTAACTAGGCAACATTATTATGATAGCTTGCTTTTCCATAGAGTAATCAAAAACTTCATGATTCAAGGTGGTGACCCTGATTCTAGATTTGCTTCTCCCAATCAAGGTTTAGGTAGAGGCGAAATTGGTTATACCATACCTGCAGAAATAAAAGACAATCATTACCATAGAAAAGGAGCATTGGCCATGGCTAGGAAAGGTGAGGAAGTAAATCCTGACTTAGAATCTAGCGGTTGTCAGTTTTATATTGTTGATGGCAGAACTTATTCGAAAAGAGATTTGATAGATGCTCGACTAGATCATACGAAATTGAACAAATATTTTAATAGTATGATTGAAGACCCTGAATACTCTAAAATAGCATCATCTTACTCTTCATTAGGTGCCAATGGTGATATAGAAGGACAGAAAAGACTGATGAAGAAATGTATTCCAATGATTGAAAAGAAATACGATGTTGTATTATTGGATCGATTAAAAAGAGATGAGATTAAAGCATATACCACAGTGGGAGGAACTCCCTTCTTAGATGGGAAATATACAGTATTTGGTCAAGTAGTAGAAGGCTTTGAAGTGATAGATCAAATAGCTAATAAACAGGTGAATAGACAAAAAAGGCCAGTTGAAAGTGTTAAAATGTGGGTTTCTGTAGAAGAGATTCCTAAAGATGAAGTATCAGCAATGTTGAAAAGTATAAATATGTAA
- a CDS encoding T9SS type A sorting domain-containing protein, with product MTISNNCSVVSSSGSFKAKDSHRTLTLDNNFRYDVNGSLTLTGDTKNGIRLYGTNLVVKDGAIFSVNGNLMLTNYSTIKVEAGGMLIVKGDLTIGDSDSENSVDSKITIEGNGEIHISGNANLNYSTVDLNDKMYVSGTLSISEITTTEIDNAISFWQGLKSSFLGFIPILNTIFQNQIDKNTALKNDIENYEQIKNGGEELKSNNTLSNGPFGSLALDLGASGSNAIGVSVNLWDNSQLDGRESDADLIRVSLLPSITVNSASGWYGKYLKVTTTGFQENEIVMSDQSNALTSLEDIQSILQSIKWKVIDSDAKLGLDRYHDNGNKNHMENEDKLKLLNYLSAERTITLSFVDSKEGISYTNKFSHGRVKAIESVDQISITNNTDDLPIVLSYFSVSKDGSQVVLDWTTAQEINNDYFEIHRSTDQQNWEIIGVVSAEGGNSNYAIDYSFYDDSPLASAYYRLVQYDFDGQNESFGPIQMKFSPTFTKLESKIFPNKIRRNESSQISIEGALKGSNISIEIFNQQGLLIDRNQIENTNAEVVLQPFDLPLHLPTGMYFVVVKSGRNISRNKIVLE from the coding sequence ATGACTATTAGTAATAACTGTAGTGTTGTGTCTTCAAGTGGATCTTTTAAAGCTAAAGATAGCCATAGAACTCTTACTTTGGATAACAATTTTAGGTATGATGTTAATGGTAGTTTGACATTAACGGGGGATACCAAAAATGGTATCAGATTGTATGGAACAAACTTAGTAGTGAAAGACGGGGCAATTTTTTCAGTGAATGGAAATTTGATGCTGACGAACTATTCTACAATAAAAGTCGAAGCTGGAGGAATGTTAATTGTCAAAGGAGATCTAACCATTGGTGATAGTGACTCTGAAAATTCTGTTGATTCCAAAATTACTATTGAAGGCAATGGTGAAATCCATATTAGTGGCAATGCTAACCTCAATTATTCAACGGTTGATTTAAATGATAAAATGTATGTTTCTGGTACTTTGAGTATATCAGAAATCACAACTACAGAAATAGATAATGCGATTTCTTTTTGGCAAGGACTAAAAAGTTCTTTTTTAGGATTTATCCCCATACTAAATACTATTTTTCAGAATCAAATTGATAAAAACACTGCGTTAAAGAATGATATAGAAAACTACGAGCAAATTAAAAATGGAGGTGAAGAACTTAAAAGTAACAACACTTTAAGTAATGGCCCTTTTGGGAGTTTAGCATTAGATTTAGGAGCATCTGGAAGTAACGCTATCGGTGTTTCTGTAAATCTATGGGACAATTCACAATTGGATGGTCGAGAAAGCGATGCAGATCTAATTAGAGTTTCACTTTTGCCGTCTATTACTGTTAATTCAGCTTCGGGTTGGTATGGGAAATATTTAAAAGTAACGACTACAGGATTCCAGGAAAATGAAATTGTGATGAGTGATCAATCAAATGCATTGACTTCTTTAGAGGATATTCAAAGTATCTTACAATCCATAAAATGGAAAGTAATAGATTCTGATGCGAAACTTGGTTTAGATAGATACCATGATAATGGTAATAAAAACCATATGGAAAATGAGGATAAACTAAAACTATTAAATTACCTCAGTGCTGAAAGGACGATAACATTATCATTTGTAGATTCAAAAGAAGGCATTAGTTATACTAATAAATTTAGTCATGGTAGAGTAAAGGCAATTGAAAGTGTTGATCAGATTAGTATCACAAATAATACAGATGACCTTCCTATTGTACTTTCTTATTTCTCGGTATCGAAAGACGGTAGTCAGGTAGTTTTAGATTGGACAACTGCCCAAGAAATTAATAATGATTATTTTGAGATTCATAGATCCACCGATCAACAAAATTGGGAAATAATAGGGGTTGTTTCTGCCGAAGGGGGCAATAGTAATTATGCCATAGATTATAGCTTTTATGATGATTCGCCACTAGCTAGTGCTTATTATCGATTAGTTCAATATGATTTTGATGGTCAAAATGAATCTTTTGGTCCTATTCAAATGAAATTCTCACCAACCTTTACAAAGTTAGAATCGAAAATTTTCCCTAATAAAATAAGACGTAACGAATCTTCTCAGATCTCTATTGAAGGTGCCTTAAAAGGAAGTAATATATCTATCGAAATATTTAACCAACAAGGGTTGTTAATCGATAGAAACCAGATAGAGAATACTAATGCAGAAGTAGTTCTTCAACCGTTTGACTTGCCACTTCATTTACCTACAGGGATGTATTTTGTTGTAGTAAAGTCAGGACGAAATATTTCTAGAAATAAAATAGTTTTAGAGTAG
- the yihA gene encoding ribosome biogenesis GTP-binding protein YihA/YsxC: MKIKEAVFVVSNSDASKCPAPDRPEYAFIGRSNVGKSSLINALTKQNKLAKTSSTPGKTQLINHFLINDEWYLCDLPGYGYAQVSKTERAKFMGMVKNYISTRQNLLNTFVLVDIRHEPLQNDLSFMQWMGENGLPFCIVFTKADKLGQGKASKMIAQYKRVLKQTWEEFPPMLITSSETRQGCKDLLDYIQQINEFYFEQEK, encoded by the coding sequence ATGAAAATCAAAGAGGCCGTTTTTGTTGTAAGTAATAGTGATGCTTCTAAATGTCCTGCTCCTGATAGACCAGAGTATGCTTTTATTGGTAGATCCAATGTAGGGAAATCATCACTTATAAATGCATTGACAAAACAGAACAAACTTGCAAAAACATCTTCTACTCCAGGAAAAACACAGCTAATCAATCATTTTTTAATTAATGATGAATGGTACTTATGTGATTTACCAGGATATGGATATGCTCAGGTGAGCAAAACAGAACGAGCTAAGTTTATGGGAATGGTAAAAAACTACATTTCCACAAGACAAAACTTATTAAATACTTTCGTTTTAGTAGATATCAGACATGAGCCTCTACAAAATGATTTATCGTTTATGCAATGGATGGGAGAAAATGGACTTCCTTTCTGTATTGTATTTACAAAAGCAGATAAATTAGGACAAGGAAAGGCTTCAAAAATGATTGCTCAATACAAAAGAGTGTTAAAACAAACTTGGGAAGAATTCCCTCCTATGTTAATTACTTCTTCGGAAACCCGACAAGGCTGTAAAGATCTGCTTGATTATATTCAGCAGATTAATGAATTCTACTTTGAACAAGAAAAATAG
- a CDS encoding efflux RND transporter periplasmic adaptor subunit has protein sequence MKHRYKFIALLSAASILSSCGGDDLESKKQELKDYQTELADLEIKIDNLEKEIETIEGPKEVKVSLKPVTIFDVQEMTFSHFVDVPGDVISNRNVVVAPETTGRLVKRYVEEGNYVKRGQRIAKLDVEILQKQIEEVETSLELANIMYEKQSSLWEQNIGSEVQYLQAKNNKESLEAKLASLKEQEGKGYILAPIAGKIDEIYMKEGEMAPAGQPYARVVDLNNIEVVAEVSEKYSRDVKKGDHVSVKFPMLDIEKDMKVSMVGQTINQVNRTFKIRMKVTERGLNLKPNTMAVVTINDYSKDHAVAIPSNLVQKNTKGETFTYILAKDGAKKDVVKKITVQTGKSYKGKTMITAGIEPGMRVIDKGYSEVVVGEEVRVVDYQI, from the coding sequence ATGAAACATAGATATAAATTTATTGCTCTTTTATCTGCGGCCAGCATTTTATCATCTTGTGGTGGCGATGATTTAGAATCAAAAAAGCAAGAGTTAAAAGACTACCAAACGGAGTTAGCTGACTTAGAAATTAAAATAGATAACCTTGAGAAAGAAATAGAGACTATTGAAGGTCCAAAAGAAGTAAAAGTTTCATTAAAACCTGTTACTATTTTTGATGTTCAAGAAATGACATTTAGTCACTTTGTTGATGTTCCAGGTGATGTTATCTCAAATAGAAACGTAGTGGTTGCTCCAGAGACTACTGGGCGATTAGTAAAAAGATATGTTGAGGAAGGTAACTACGTTAAACGAGGACAAAGAATTGCCAAGTTGGATGTAGAGATCTTACAGAAACAAATCGAAGAGGTTGAAACTTCTTTGGAGCTTGCTAACATTATGTATGAAAAGCAAAGTTCTTTATGGGAGCAAAATATTGGGTCTGAAGTTCAATATTTACAAGCAAAGAATAATAAAGAAAGCTTAGAGGCGAAATTAGCAAGTTTAAAAGAGCAAGAAGGAAAAGGATATATCTTGGCCCCAATTGCAGGTAAAATCGATGAAATCTATATGAAAGAAGGTGAAATGGCCCCAGCAGGTCAGCCTTACGCTAGAGTAGTTGATTTAAATAATATTGAAGTTGTAGCTGAAGTTTCTGAAAAGTACAGCCGTGATGTTAAAAAAGGAGACCATGTATCTGTGAAGTTCCCTATGCTTGATATCGAAAAAGATATGAAAGTGAGTATGGTCGGACAGACGATTAACCAGGTGAACAGAACTTTCAAAATTAGAATGAAGGTAACAGAAAGAGGTTTGAATCTTAAACCAAATACAATGGCTGTAGTTACTATTAATGATTACTCTAAAGATCATGCTGTAGCTATCCCTTCTAATTTAGTTCAAAAGAATACGAAAGGAGAAACATTTACATATATCTTGGCAAAAGATGGAGCTAAGAAAGATGTAGTAAAAAAGATTACTGTTCAGACAGGTAAATCTTATAAAGGAAAAACAATGATTACTGCAGGTATTGAACCAGGTATGAGAGTAATTGATAAAGGTTACTCTGAGGTAGTTGTTGGAGAAGAAGTTCGAGTTGTAGATTATCAAATCTAA
- the fabD gene encoding ACP S-malonyltransferase, whose amino-acid sequence MKAYVFPGQGAQFTGMGKDLYDSNPKAKELFEKANEILGFRITDVMFEGTAEELKQTNVTQPAVFLHSVITALCADEFTPDMVAGHSLGEFSALVACGALNFEDALSLVAKRADAMQKACELNPSTMAAILGLSDEDVEKVCDGVEGVVAANYNCPGQLVISGSKEGIEKACEVAKEAGAKRALPLPVGGAFHSPFMEPAREELQKAIEETQLSQPTCPIYQNVNAKPQTDPEVIKENLIAQLTAPVRWTQTVQAMIADGATEFIECGPGKVLSGLVKKVDRKMPVSSL is encoded by the coding sequence ATGAAAGCATATGTATTTCCTGGGCAAGGAGCTCAGTTTACAGGTATGGGTAAAGACCTATACGATTCTAATCCAAAAGCAAAAGAGCTTTTCGAAAAAGCAAACGAAATCTTAGGTTTCCGTATCACTGACGTGATGTTCGAAGGAACTGCTGAAGAACTTAAGCAAACAAACGTAACTCAGCCTGCAGTATTTTTACATTCAGTAATTACAGCATTATGTGCAGATGAGTTTACTCCGGATATGGTTGCAGGTCACTCATTAGGTGAATTTTCTGCTTTAGTAGCTTGTGGAGCCTTAAACTTTGAAGATGCTTTATCTTTAGTAGCTAAAAGAGCTGATGCAATGCAAAAAGCATGTGAATTGAACCCATCGACTATGGCTGCTATCTTAGGTCTTTCTGACGAAGATGTTGAGAAAGTATGTGATGGTGTAGAAGGTGTAGTTGCTGCAAACTATAACTGTCCAGGTCAATTAGTAATTTCAGGTAGCAAGGAAGGTATCGAGAAAGCTTGTGAAGTAGCTAAAGAAGCTGGAGCAAAACGTGCTTTACCTCTTCCTGTAGGTGGTGCATTCCACTCTCCATTTATGGAGCCGGCAAGAGAAGAGTTACAAAAGGCGATCGAGGAAACTCAATTAAGCCAACCAACTTGCCCAATTTATCAAAATGTAAATGCTAAGCCGCAAACAGATCCTGAAGTAATTAAGGAGAACTTAATTGCTCAATTAACTGCACCTGTACGTTGGACACAGACAGTTCAGGCAATGATTGCTGACGGTGCTACAGAATTTATTGAGTGTGGTCCAGGAAAAGTATTATCAGGACTAGTTAAAAAAGTAGATCGTAAGATGCCAGTATCATCTTTATAA